DNA from Mugil cephalus isolate CIBA_MC_2020 chromosome 5, CIBA_Mcephalus_1.1, whole genome shotgun sequence:
AGTGTGTCCGAGTCATGCTGAGTCAAGGTACTTAAAACTTTTAGATATGTGATGCTACTCcaaaacagaactaaaaacaGTCTCTGTCCTCATTGACTTAGTAAATaaagtacacacacagaaaatgatTAACATGATGAGATAAATAGAAGGTCTGAGAGCATATGTAATTAGTCTGCATTTCAAGTGTCAATACAATCACAGTCTTACCATAGCCGAGCCCTGCTGTTGATGGAGGCCGAGTTCGGTTAGATACAATGTATTTCAGCCTGCTAACCATACCTAgtgagagacaaaataaaagcaataattaCTGTGATGGAGAGGATGATGAATTTGTGTGTGCCTATACTTTGTTGCTTTTACTCTAATACGATACCTCTCGAACCCTGTGCGTCATTCTCTGACTTGTATTTGAAAATGACcggctaaaaataaatatatctgtagGTGACATGCGACCAGGCTGAAGGTGCTTAGGTATACTGACCACCTGCAGCTTTTAACACTTCTGCTTCTAAAATTACTGCGGAGGTGTAAGAATCAGACTATATGTCACTGGGTCAAAGTAATATAAGAAGGAACATGGCAATGATGCCTGTGCCAAGAATGATTTCAAGGTATCAAGTGAAGCACAGTGGCTTTTAAGAAGTTTTACTAGAGATTTGATTAGGTAGTCTATCCAAACTGgctattttgcacattttgggACCATCTGTAAGCACAGTTGACCGTAGTCTTGGGGGTGAGAAGGGTTTAAAAAATGAGCGGCCATGACTTGTGTCAACATATGTTGTATGTGAATATAAacatttgacaaaaaacaaaaaaaaacaaaacaataacccTAAATTTACAATGAGTTAAGAAGGAAATGTTAATTGTGAATTGAAGTTTTACAGCGCTCCACTCGTTGACTCACTTTACTTATCGTGTTTCCATgactaaatttaaatttctcgtaaaaaaaaaatccagcgaGCTAACATGTGAAAGGTGTTACATGTCTGGTTATAATAAGCTTCTCTGTTAACCTGCTGCATTGTGCTGGTGGTAGTTGATGAGCTCTGCAATGGTGTTGAAATTATGTTTCTCCGCCAGGTAAAACTGGCCCTGCGCGGTGGTGCAGATATTATAATGTCTGCAGCTTCCACTTGTTTCCCTGTGGGGAGAGTGACAAGAGCAACTTTCAGTAGATTTAGTCAACACGTTCTCATCTACACAGGAACTCATCGTCTATCATGTATGCATGAGCAGGTAATATCTCCTCTGTGTTATCCACAATGTGGTTCAgtcttaaataaaaaagttcTGCAGGAAGATTAGTCCAGGTTTTGCATGAATAATttacatctctctccctctgctgccCACTGTTTCCGCTTTCATTACAAACAGTTCTTCTTTTCATACGTTCACACATGACTGGAGCCTGTGGATACATCATATAAATGTTAGCAGTGTTTAATGTCACGTGTTTATACACAGCTTACTCACCCGCTTCCTTTACTGAGCAAGGACACGGTGTATTTCCCAGCCTTGCTTGAGTCCCGTACCAGAAAGCCGCCATCTTTGTTCTGAAGAAGACCaagaaacaacataaaacacaaattagaTGTAAACCAAGTGTGCTCCTATATTACACTGTGAATGTGGGTCATTGGTGTTTACCTCAGTCTTTAACAGCTTTTCTGCTTGGCTACGGTTCATATTCTTGCAATACCAGCTGTGAAAGTAAATGTAATCATCcatatccatttttttttggaattgttttttgttcatttatgaaTTCAACAGTCAAATGTATATTCATGCAGAAACAAACCAAGAATCCGCCTACTTTTATAAGAATTGTAAACTGACGTAAGGCATTACTTTATCAAGCCAAAGACGGATCAATAGCTCTCATACTTACTCAAATCTTTCTAGTCCATTTTCTGCCTCCACTACATAGTTACTTGGTATATATCCTTCTTTACtgcaaagtcaaacaaaaacattgtagATTTTAATACCTTAAATGTTAACCAACACTGATAGCTCTTCAACAAAGTTTCCAATCCAATGTTAACTGATTGCTCTTGCTTTCCTGTAGCATGTGTCATCTCACCCGTATTTGTCTCGGGCTCTCCACCAGTTGGCGTCAGACATCTCTAGAATGATGTATTCCTCATCCTTCCTCAGCTCCAGGTCCTGGGGTGTCATGGGCGTGTAACCGTACTCTGCTATGACGGTCATGCCTACAGAAGGGCCTGATGGCTCAGGAGGCTGTGGAGGTAAAGGTCGGCCAGGCTTTTCCTAAagcaacacaacattagttgatgtaagtttgaacaaaaaaaataaattaaaaaatgacagtGGTTAGTGAATATTGATCTTTCAGGACGGTGTGTGTACCTCTGTTGGCGTTGGAGGAAGAGGTTTCCTGGATCCTTTTCGCCGAGATGCTTTGGATGTAAAACCTATTAATAGCATTGCCGAATATATAAGTTGAAATTTAGTTGCTGaccttttcatatttcaaactAAAGGGAGTTCTCACCATTCTTACTATCCAGCACTTTGCAACCCATAGCTTGTTTAACTTCCTGCTGACAGCACAGCCACACCCCGTCGACCCAGAAACAAGGATGGTACTTCTGCATCAGATCTTTGTTGAAGCGCACCACTATTCACAAGTATGGACACACGCACGCATACACAGagcatttacattacatttggCATTTGCATGCGTATGCTGCACTTCTTTTCTTCACGCTCTGCACAGTGTTTAGATATGGTCTACTGTGGCAGAGACTGTGAGATACTGTGACTGACAAGGCACGTACATGCACAAGAGATAAATGTGCAAATCTGTATGCATATACTCACATTCTTTCAGCTTCTTTATCCACTGAGCCCGGATATCATCAGACTTTGCAAAGATGTATAGGGGCCCTTCATCGTAAACGATCTGTGGAATTATCCACATTTACCAAGACATCAACAGATCTTATTTTTTAAGTGGTTAATAGTAGATGCATGCCATGCCTTGTGTGGTAAACTCTACAATTAAATACACTTCCTTTAATTCAATCTACATGGCCAGAGCCAGCAAGACACGTTTACGTTGCTACTATGCTTTTTACAATGACAACACCTGCACTGTCCCTGAAAGCCCCTTGTTCATctgagtgtgagagagagtttCACTTCTTATCAATTGACTTTCACATTATTAACTATTGGAGGATTTGGtgaggattttcttttcttgtctgcCAAGAAATAACATGATTACAAAACTCCACCTAGTGTGTGGTTTTGATTTAAATAGCATGTGAAATGgggaaataatgaaatgatttcTTATTATTCCACAGTTTGAAAAAAGAATTGTGCTAAATGGGCGGGGAGAGGAGATCGTAGTTAGAAGCAAATCTACACTGTGTACTGAGATATGAAGAAGGAGAATAACTGGAATTACTTgcattcatatttgtttataagcCGACCACTGGACACTTTTGGAATAAGTAAGGTGAGAAAAATGTCTACCTGGAATGCAAACATGCGCTCTTGTGGTGCATTGGGCTCTGGCTGGACCGTCTCCACACACTTGACCTTCTCGAGGTCAACTGACCCCCTCAAACCTTTTCGCTTCTGCTTAACAGATGAGGAAACAGTCTGGTAACTTGGGTATGAAGagaatttcttttttaaggTTGCCAGTCAAGTTTAATCTGGCTCTGTTTAGACAGAGTCATTTATACGCACCAATTTATCAGGATCATAATCATAGTAGGCGATTTTTTCCTGGGTGAGGACGAACCATCTCTCCTTGTAGTTTAAAGGggacgtcttcttcttctgctgggATCGTTTGATGAAGGTGTCTTCCAGGATGCTGTCTGACATGATTCAGTCAGGGCTAGTCTACAGTCGAAGAAGCACTGAATTAATTATTTGGTATACCATGTTTTATAGTAGCATGAAGCCCTGCCCATTTGTGGCGGAGTGACATTTAACAGCATGTTCACACATGGACTGAGGAAGCAGTCGCTTTGCTGAGAGCTGTGACTGACTCACCCAGTGTCACTGTACTAAGCATTAAAATGAAAGCACGTTATTATTCAGTCTTTACATTTCCAAGTTACCCAGTTTTTACAGAGTCAGTGCCACTATAACAGGTAACAAAACAGATCTGGAAAGAGAGGAACAGACATGCAGTGTACGTATCAGCGTGCATGGATTAGCTGTAGTTTGCATAACCTCTGCTTTTCATGCCAGTAACATCCTCTGTTTCCAGCATTTCCCCGTGTGGTATATCAGTTTCCCTCAGCCTGTATATCCTGGTCATCGTCGCAGTGACCTAAATGTGCAGTTTGATTTTACACTGGATAAcatattacattattttttgttagatttcattatgagaTTATGCAGAACCATGGCATGACTGTGCATTACCTAGGTTGTGAGATGAAAACCATTAAGGATGTGATTTTAGTTCGTGGCAAGgagttgtgtttggttttctgCACCTTAATCACCATGGCGGAAAATGAAAGTGGCACCTCCAAAACGAGGTTAAGTCAGAACTGCCAAGAACTCTTGGTGTGAGTAACATGGGGCAGAGAAACCATGTGTTCGAAGTCTAGACCTCTAAGTAGACAAGTGTTTACTGGACTGAAACACAGTTGAACCATATCTCTGTTTAATCCAAATAACATATCAACATGCTGTTGAGTAGGCAAGTAAAGTTGGGTTTGGTCGCAGCCAATGCAGAACTAAAACTCAAATCACATCAAATGACTGCACTATTCAAAAAGCACTGTTCACAGACACACTCCcatcaaaagcaacaaaagtACGCCCTGCACTAAGGGTAGGAGCTAATACTGTCATGGTCTCTGGTCAAATATGGACTCTGAAGTTCTCAAACTCACCCATGTCATGTAGCTGAGTGGCTATTGTCTTCTTTGTCAAGTGTGTTTGCACTGCTGCTCTGCCTATTTTCAGCCTGTGAGCACTTCCTTCTATCATCTGAACTGTAACACTACCAGAAGCTTCTGTCACTCTCTGCTAACCAGGAGTGTGACATTTCTTCACTCTAGACTCACAATACCAATTGGTTTTGTTTATGCTGTCATGAACCGCCAGCTGTGTTCCCTATTCTGTGAAACATTGTTTACTCATTCCTCATTTGCCACCACCTATGTTTTCTCACATCACTAAGTCGAGTGAAGGTCAGTCAGCGCTGATAGTGGATAATGAAAGCACTGATGCACCGTCCTCTCTCTTTGCCTCAGGTTAAGCGGAGCCCGTCCACTGAAACCGTATGCGTACACTGCTGTGGCTACCAGAGAGGGagatttctcttttgtgttCTCTAAAGGGAGTTGACTCACGATGgctgacacagacaaactcaTAGGGAAGTTGCATCAGTGTAGCACTGCAATATGAAGAGAGAAGAAACCCTGTGTCCTGCAGCACTTCTACCTGACATTATCTTTCTCTCATCTATCGTTGCAtgtttgacatgaaaaaaaacaaaacaaaaaaaaacatctcacttTCTACtgaaagtgtgtttctgtgttgtgaAATTGAATCCATTTCTCTATTTCATTACCGGGTATAAACTTTTAGAAATAGTTCCCAAAATCATAACATAAACCTTGCGATGGGGCATGGAACAAGAGGAACAGAATCATCTAATGTCTAGGTAATCTCCTAACTTCTACATATTACAGTTGATTTGTGGCCGAGGATTAACTAACACAACTGTGGCTGttaaacagcagaaataacCGTCACTACTTAGTAACGTGTGTTTTAACACTCAGTGTGCTTATTCATAAGCGCACAGCGTCAACTGCATATGACACAGCAAACTAAACCATGTCACGACTTGTTTAACAGGAACCTGTCAAGATGCTCTCTTTCCTGACATTTCCTGACAGATAAGTGGTAAATGTGCAATAAGATGTGTACGTGGGCgcgcgcacatgtgtgtgtgagagagagagtgagagaaacagagacactatgggaaaaaacagcaaaatcgTGAAACTAACCACAAAAACGCTTATAACATATCCTAAAATAAGCAAGTAAATTTAACTATGTGGTAATCTGTGAAGGTGAGGTCTCAGGATAGAGAATTTCCTGTgatgcatgtaaatgtgttagcaaaacatctcaaaattGTGGGTTATAAAAGCCCCATGCAAAACCTTTACAGTGTTATGCATACATTAGTATGTAACCACACGAAACTACTAGCTGAGTAACTATTCACCAGGggttaaataaatgcaacaggTTCCCTGCTCTGACAAGTACAGTACGGGCACGAAACATTCAAGAATGAATACAGTATTGTTGGGTTTTTAACACATAATGTCTCTGGGGTTTGACGTACGATTAAATAGTTGTACACACTCCAGCATTTGCTGAAAATTCGCGTATTTACTTCTACTTTTTTCCCTAATCTCTCaaatgaaatgcacattttttatacttctgtgAACAAAGCATGACTAAAAATAGCTTACGTCTAGACCTTCATTCAAAGAGCATCGTCACTCACCCAGGCGCCCGAAAAAGCCAAGCATCAGATCAGACAGACAAGTGCAGAGGCTTCAAGCGGTGGAATGAACCTTTGCTTCAGTCGCTTGCTTTCCATAAAATGTGTAGCTAGTCTGTGATGCAAGAAACttaaacacacccacacagaggAATCGGCTTTACTTACTTCCCCTTTTTCTTCCTGCTCATTTTCATATCAGCCCCCTGGACAGTTTTGGTGATACGTGGAAGCGGGCTAAACATTAACAGAAGACCATATTTGGATACTGTATATCGCTATATTCACAAACATCTGTATGGATGTAATTAAATTTCTGCATCTCAATTTGGGAAAATTTGTTATTTGGTCAACTATATGACTACTGCAAGGGAAAGAGATTAATAAATAAGCATGTAATTATTCTGCAGGTGGTGAAATAAAGCCTGATTAATGTGTTTTACAAAAACTAGATTCATAATTCTGCACTCCGTaacattatttcattcatatttgaGCTTAGTTATCTGGTTTGTTCACGGCCCGGTGTCATTTTAGGCCGCTAGGGGGCAGTCAAAGGAGGAGATGGCCGCTTCACCGCTGAGGTCGGACTACTTCAAGAATTGCTTCCGCTTCcgtcttcctctttccctctgcaTCGGGTCGCAGCCATGGTATGAAAAGACTACACGACTACACTTTGAAAAATCTAATTCAATCTGGTCAATTAAAGCACCATTTCTTCATCAAATCAACTCAGATATGTTGATAATCTTCTAATACACCCAACGATGGCGATATTGCTAATCTGGTTTATATTTATCACTGTAATTTGTTgattagcactgactgctgtgTGAGTAGTAAAATGCCGCTGTTGGCGGTGCTTTGCTCCAACCGGGTTTTCACTTAATGTTTTATAAAGGCAGCCGTCCACAGAATTAGACACTAAAGCAAAATGTTGCTTCGTTTTTGTATTATGACGGTGTCTCATGTTTATAACCGCATTGAGGTTGATTAGCTGCCGTGCTAATGTGTTAGCTTGCTAGCAGACGTCGTCTACATTTACTCTGACCGGAGTGCTGACAGTTGAAATGATTAATACTAAATAAATGCTCAACGAGGTCCATATACGGTTTAATGTCAGTTGAgacaaacttatttttattccGTACTGTTGCATTCACATTAGCCGGTTAGCCACGAGTCGTCAGCAAGGCCTCGTAGTAGTTCGTTTTagtttatctttattttgtgtttgctaaGAGAGTGTCATTCTTGTTGTGCAGGTGAACGTCCCGAAGACCCGCAGGACCTACTGCAAGAAGTGCAAGAAGCACCAACCTCACAAAGTTACCCAGTACAAGAAGGGAAAGGATTCCCTCTATGCACAGGGTAAATATATTAAAGGATCATAAATTCACCTATAAGTTCATTGGGTGACGTCCATCAGCATTTAACAAAACAGCCCTGGTATAGACTGGGTTAAATAACACTTAAGTCTTTAACTCGGTACAGTTTAACAGTGCCATAATCTACATCCTTTAAAGTAACTGCATTTCTACCTTAGGTTGTTTTATCTTATAACCTTTGTGGAggattcagtgcaggactgtaCTGTTAGGATGCACTTGTTTTCACAGATGTACATAATGAACTGATTCACATGTGGTTAATGAGCTGAACTGTACCTGTTTTGCAGGTAAGAGGAGATACGACAGAAAGCAGAGTGGTTATGGTGGTCAGACAAAGCCCATTTTCCGCAAAAAGGTAACCCCAGATTTCTACTTATGTTTGATATGGTGTGTCAAGTGTCCTGTTTGGTGCTTTGacatggacactagtattcCAATAATGTTGTGTATAATATATCTATAGTTTGTTGGGccattttgtttagtttgtggaAACTGTTGAGTTGAACCGTGTAGTTTGGGTGATTTCAGTTGATGTGATGAAATGTTGAACATGTAAACTTTGTCACTGTATGTGAAATGAGACTTACTGAACCACTTTCATTTCAGGCTAAGACTACAAAGAAGATTGTGTTGAGGCTGGAGTGTGTGGAGCCCAACTGCAGATCCAAGAGAATGCTGGCCATCAAGAGATGCAAGCACTTCGAGTTGGGTGGTGACAAGAAGAGAAAGGTAAGCGCCACTCGTGTCATGAATTTTGAATGGGCTCACCCTCACTGTGCTATATTTAATGTGGACTTTTCAGAGTCTCTCTCcaagttaaaacaaataacCAAAATCTTAAATCCTTTGGTGTTGTCAAAAGGTGCTCCTGATGTGGGTAGCTATTTGGCTCAAGAGAAGATGATTGACTTTGTATTGCATATTGAGTCGCTGCTAAATTATTGACTATAATCTGGTATTCGTCATTTCTGGACATCCATTAGAATTGGATTTTACTGTTTGTGCACTTAATTTTTGCATATTAGCTCAATTTGTGGACTTAAACACATAAAGATATTGGATACAGAATAAAAGGGAGTGAAGGCTTTTTGGATCATACAACTCCAGACAGGAGGGGTAAAGAACCAGAAGAAATTAGCCCCATCTTACATTGTGACCAGAGCATATTTTGCTGACTTGTCAGGCATTTGGTTGATtgtaaattttttaatttggGACCATATGAGTTGAGAAACATGGAGGATCATCTTTTTTGCATTTAAGACGCTGTCTGTTACAATAAAGACTACGTTTTACACAACGATTTTGCAAACACATTGGTTTGCATTTTATGGTTGTACCCCCTTCTCTGGGGTCAGTCATCATCAGTTGTCACCATATTAACACTGAAACATTCCTTCAAACAGTCTTTGAGAAAATAAAGTAGACTAGCTGCCCCTTTTCCTGGAGTGTAGTTCTCCTGTGCCACAAAATCAGTCACCTGCATTACTCATAATTGTGTTAGAACAAATCATTTACAAAGATATTTAATTGACCTTGAGATTTTGTcttgtaaaattaaatgttctTGCAGCCTTGTGCATGTAGGTAGATGTGAACTGAAAACACTATTTCAGCAGAAATTGTGTCCAAGAACCAGAACAAGAGTCGGGTCAAAATCAACAGTTTAATTCAATTATAATACAAAAGTCATTCGGTCTCCTTACTAAATCATTATAAATGTCAGCAGCATGTCAAGAGAGACATGTCATTGACATAACTCATATTGTGCAACATGTTAACCAgtcttttcctcttctctcttccagGGCCAGGTCATCCAGTTCTAAACTGTGGTCCAATTTGAAGCTGTCACTATTTTCAATAAATGTATGGAAACATACTCTGGTGTCGGGTGtttattttgacctttttcatCATGCTTGTTTAAGTTGTTAAGGCTTTTTAACCTTTTAGCAGCAGGACAGACTCCATGTGTGCAACAATACTTTCAGCTACATTTATTCAATCTGATTAaaatttgcaaatgcaaattgtatgaattatttatttttacaacagttacaaaagcaaaaccttttttaaaaaaacacctcaaTTAAAACAATGCACATGGATAAAGTGCATAACCACCACAGGACTATAAAAACATTTGCTTGCGTTTGTCAGACGTGTCCTGCCAGTGCAGCTTGTAAAACCCCCTAAAGTCGCCGCTGATTGGAGTGATGGTCAGCAGAGCGGTGCCTGAAGGGTTGACGGACAACACAATTGTGCTCAGTTGAGTCTGAACACCCATCTCCTTGTACTGAGGGAGGATCTGTGTGACATTGCACATGGGGTCACAGATCTTCCATCCAGGAATGGCTCTGATGATGTACCCTCGAGGACCACCGATCTCCTGCCTGTTCAGCACCGCAACAGCCAGACGCTTCTTGGACAACGGCCTCTCCCACACTTCAAAACTGTCCAACTGTGGAAAATATGGCAGTAGTTCACAACCCTTACTACACACTTTCATCATGTTTATTACAATCTCTGCCATCAAGTTTTCGGTCACATCCTGCCAACCTTATCACAAAACACTTGGCCTATCTAAACAGGAAGGACACGTAACAAATACTGACAGCTGTCACTACAGGAGGCCATGGTGGTTCATGTCTCTGTCACCCACCTTGGCAGTTTGGTATCCCTGGATGCCCAACGAATCCTGGCTGATGTCTATGATGCGTCtgttctgcagcagctctttgGAGCGAGGACAAATGTTCCTCAGATCATTAGACATGAGCAGAGGGGCAGCCATGATGGCCCATAACGCCATCTGAGACTCCTGCTGGTCATGGCTCAGGCCAAAGTTCCCAATTACGAGCTAGagaaaatatcataaatatgtaaattcattcattattgatACAGGGCTGAATCAACAACTGACTGCTGAGGAATGTGGTCTTCTGGCATTTAAATCAACAGGctatagaaaaatatattatgGCGTTCAACATTTTAAAGGTATATATGGACATTTTAGGAAAAGCTGTACTAGATTTAGATTAAcaggaaatggagaaaacattGAAATGGCTCTAAAGGTAACATCTACCTTGCTGTTGTAAA
Protein-coding regions in this window:
- the btk gene encoding tyrosine-protein kinase BTK isoform X1, translating into MSDSILEDTFIKRSQQKKKTSPLNYKERWFVLTQEKIAYYDYDPDKLKRKGLRGSVDLEKVKCVETVQPEPNAPQERMFAFQIVYDEGPLYIFAKSDDIRAQWIKKLKELVRFNKDLMQKYHPCFWVDGVWLCCQQEVKQAMGCKVLDSKNGFTSKASRRKGSRKPLPPTPTEEKPGRPLPPQPPEPSGPSVGMTVIAEYGYTPMTPQDLELRKDEEYIILEMSDANWWRARDKYGKEGYIPSNYVVEAENGLERFDWYCKNMNRSQAEKLLKTENKDGGFLVRDSSKAGKYTVSLLSKGSGETSGSCRHYNICTTAQGQFYLAEKHNFNTIAELINYHQHNAAGMVSRLKYIVSNRTRPPSTAGLGYGVWEIDPHHLTFIKELGNGQFGVVKYGKWQGQHDVAIKMIKEGSMSEDDFIEEAKIMMKLRHENLVQLYGVCTKQRPIYIVTEFLSNGCLLTYLREGLKQHPTAVQLLEMCKDVSEGMAYLESKQYIHRDLAARNCLVDGNGTVKVTDFGLSRYVLDDEYTSSAGSKFPVRWSPPEVLLYCKFSSKSDIWAYGVLMWEVYTLGRLPYERLNNTEIVDQVSRGLRLFRPQLANEKVYSIMTSCWLDKADERPTFQELSLTVQDLLYELQ
- the btk gene encoding tyrosine-protein kinase BTK isoform X2, with the protein product MSDSILEDTFIKRSQQKKKTSPLNYKERWFVLTQEKIAYYDYDPDKLKRKGLRGSVDLEKVKCVETVQPEPNAPQERMFAFQIVYDEGPLYIFAKSDDIRAQWIKKLKELVRFNKDLMQKYHPCFWVDGVWLCCQQEVKQAMGCKVLDSKNASRRKGSRKPLPPTPTEEKPGRPLPPQPPEPSGPSVGMTVIAEYGYTPMTPQDLELRKDEEYIILEMSDANWWRARDKYGKEGYIPSNYVVEAENGLERFDWYCKNMNRSQAEKLLKTENKDGGFLVRDSSKAGKYTVSLLSKGSGETSGSCRHYNICTTAQGQFYLAEKHNFNTIAELINYHQHNAAGMVSRLKYIVSNRTRPPSTAGLGYGVWEIDPHHLTFIKELGNGQFGVVKYGKWQGQHDVAIKMIKEGSMSEDDFIEEAKIMMKLRHENLVQLYGVCTKQRPIYIVTEFLSNGCLLTYLREGLKQHPTAVQLLEMCKDVSEGMAYLESKQYIHRDLAARNCLVDGNGTVKVTDFGLSRYVLDDEYTSSAGSKFPVRWSPPEVLLYCKFSSKSDIWAYGVLMWEVYTLGRLPYERLNNTEIVDQVSRGLRLFRPQLANEKVYSIMTSCWLDKADERPTFQELSLTVQDLLYELQ
- the rpl36a gene encoding 60S ribosomal protein L36a, which encodes MVNVPKTRRTYCKKCKKHQPHKVTQYKKGKDSLYAQGKRRYDRKQSGYGGQTKPIFRKKAKTTKKIVLRLECVEPNCRSKRMLAIKRCKHFELGGDKKRKGQVIQF